The Oryza brachyantha chloroplast, complete genome DNA window AAGAACTGCAAAATCCGATCCAATTTTTCGTAATCGATTAGTTAACATGGTGGTTAACCGTATTATGAAAGACGGAAAAAAATCATTGGCTTATCAAATTCTCTATCGAGCCGTGAAAAAGATTCAACAAAAGACAGAAACAAATCCACTATTGGTTTTACGTCAAGCAATACGTAGAGTAACTCCCAATATAGGAGTAAAAACAAGACGTAATAAAAAAGGATCGACGCGGAAAGTTCCGATTGAAATAGGATCTAAACAAGGAAGAGCACTTGCCATTCGTTGGTTATTAGAAGCATCCCAAAAGCGTCCGGGTCGAAATATGGCTTTCAAATTAAGTTCCGAATTAGTAGATGCTGCCAAAGGGGGTGGGGGTGCCATACGCAAAAAGGAAGCGACTCATAGAATGGCAGAGGCAAATAGAGCTCTTGCACATTTTCGTTAATCCATGAACAGAATCTAGGTATGTAGACACATGGATCCATACATCTCGATCGGAAAAGAATCAATAGAAGGAGAATCGGACGATATCTTTCTCGAAACAAACAAAAAGGAAAAGAAAGAGAAAACAGAAATCATGATCAACTAAGCCCTCTCGGGGGCTTGCTTAAGAATAAGAAAGAGGAATCTTATGGAAATAGCATGGAATAAGGTTTGATCCTATTCATGGGGATTCCGTAAATATCCCATTCCAAAAATCGAAACAATCGGGACTTTTCGGAGATTGGATGCAGTTACTAATTCATGATCTGGCATGTACAGAATGAAAACTTCATTCTCGATTCTACGAGAATTTTTATGAAAGCGTTTCATTTGCTTCTCTTCCAGGGAAGTTTCATTTTCCCAGAATGTATCCTAATTTTTGGCCTAATTCTTCTTCTGATGATCGATTTAACCTCTGATCAAAAAGATAGACCTTGGTTCTATTTCATCTCTTCAACAAGTTTAGTAATAAGCATAACGGCCCTATTGTTCCGATGGAGAGAAGAGCCTATAATTAGCTTTTCGGGAAATTTCCAAACGAACAATTTCAACGAAATCTTTCAATTTCTTATTTTATTATGTTCAACTTTATGTATTCCTCTATCCGTAGAGTACATTGAATGTACAGAAATGGCTATAACAGAGTTTCTGTTATTCGTATTAACAGCTACTCTAGGGGGAATGTTTTTATGTGGTGCTAACGATTTAATAACTATCTTTGTAGCTCCAGAATGTTTCAGTTTATGTTCCTACCTATTGTCTGGATATACCAAGAGAGATCTACGGTCTAATGAGGCTACTATGAAATATTTACTCATGGGTGGGGCAAGCTCTTCTATTCTGGTTCATGGTTTCTCTTGGCTATATGGTTCATCTGGGGGGGAGATCGAGCTTCAAGAAATTGTGAACGGTCTTATCAATACACAAATGTATAACTCCCCAGGAATTTCAATTGCGCTTATATCCATCACTGTAGGACTTGGGTTCAAGCTTTCCCCAGCCCCTTTTCATCAATGGACTCCTGACGTCTACGAAGGAGTGTGGTTCGTTCGACAAATTCCTACCTCTATATCTATCTCTGAGGTGTTTGGGTTTTGCAAAACTCCATAGATATGCAGAAGAGAAATGCTATCCCCACTCCGACCAAGACAGAACTTTTACCAAAAGTTTATTGTGATCTTTTTGTTCAAATAACAATTAAGGTGAAGCAGGGTCAGGAACAACGAATCTCTTTATGATAAACAGATCCATTTTGCAAGCTCGTTATTACGGGTAGTTCCTACAAAGAATCGGACTAATGACGTATACAATGCTTGAATTATCGATGTAGATGCTACATAGTGGGTTCTCATCCTTCAGAGACTACGAGTGTAATAGGAGCATCCGTTGACAAAAGGATCACCCTAAGATGATCATCTCATGGCTATTGGGAACGAATCAAATCAGATGGTTCTATTTCTCAACCTTTCTGACTTGCTCCTACGGAACCAAGGTCGAAAGGATTGAAAAAGTCAGTCATTCACAACCCCTGATGAAGGATTCCTCGAAAAGTTAAGGATTAGTAGTTCTTTTTCGAAATCGATTTCGAAAAAGAATGGATTCGGTCTTATACATACGCGAGGAAGGTAATCAAAAAAGAAAGAAGACAAGTTCTTCTTTCTTTTATCACTTAGGAGCCGTGCGAGATGAAAGTCTCATGCACGGTTTTGCATGAGAGAAAGAAGCGAGGAATCCTCTTTTCGACTCTGACTCCCCCACTCCAGTCGTTGCTTTTCTTTCTGTTACTTCGAAAGTTGCTGCTTCAGCTTCAGCCACGCGAATTCTCGATATTCCTTTTTATTTCTCATCAAACGAATGGCATCTTCTTCTGGAAATCCTAGCTATTCTTAGCATGATATTGGGGAATCTCCTTGCTATTACTCAAACAAGCATGAAACGTATGCTTGCATATTCGTCCATAGGGCAAATCGGATATGTAATTATTGGAATAATTGTTGGAGACTCAAATGATGGATATGCAAGCATGATAACTTATATGCTTTTCTATATCTCCATGAATCTAGGAACTTTTGCTTGCATTGTATTATTTGGTCTACGTACCGGAACTGATAACATTCGAGATTATGCAGGATTATACACGAAAGATCCTTTTTTGGCTCTCTCTTTAGCCCTATGTCTCTTATCCCTAGGAGGCCTTCCTCCACTAGCAGGTTTCTTCGGAAAACTCTATCTATTCTGGTGTGGATGGCAAGCAGGCCTATATTTCTTGGTTTCAATAGGACTCCTTACGAGCGTTCTTTCTATCTACTATTATCTAAAAATAGTCAAGTTATTAATGACTGGACGAAACCAAGAAATAACCCCTTATGTGCGAAATTATAGAAGATCCCCTTTAAGATCAAACAATTCCATCGAATTGAGTATGACTGTATGTGTGATAGCATCTACTATACCAGGAATATCAATGAACCCCATTCTTGCAATTGCTCAGGATACCCTCTTTTAGCTGCTAGGTCTATTTCTTAGTTCAAGATCCCTCTTACTAACTGGAATAAAAGAATTAGTAGATCTGTTCCGCCCAAAATGGGAATGGGCGCTAGGGTTATGAACTTATAATCATGGAATCGACTCGATCATCAGATTATAAGTTCATTCCATACCGGACCAGACCGT harbors:
- the rps7 gene encoding ribosomal protein S7, yielding MSRRGTAEKRTAKSDPIFRNRLVNMVVNRIMKDGKKSLAYQILYRAVKKIQQKTETNPLLVLRQAIRRVTPNIGVKTRRNKKGSTRKVPIEIGSKQGRALAIRWLLEASQKRPGRNMAFKLSSELVDAAKGGGGAIRKKEATHRMAEANRALAHFR
- the ndhB gene encoding NADH-plastoquinone oxidoreductase subunit 2; the protein is MIWHVQNENFILDSTRIFMKAFHLLLFQGSFIFPECILIFGLILLLMIDLTSDQKDRPWFYFISSTSLVISITALLFRWREEPIISFSGNFQTNNFNEIFQFLILLCSTLCIPLSVEYIECTEMAITEFLLFVLTATLGGMFLCGANDLITIFVAPECFSLCSYLLSGYTKRDLRSNEATMKYLLMGGASSSILVHGFSWLYGSSGGEIELQEIVNGLINTQMYNSPGISIALISITVGLGFKLSPAPFHQWTPDVYEGSPTPVVAFLSVTSKVAASASATRILDIPFYFSSNEWHLLLEILAILSMILGNLLAITQTSMKRMLAYSSIGQIGYVIIGIIVGDSNDGYASMITYMLFYISMNLGTFACIVLFGLRTGTDNIRDYAGLYTKDPFLALSLALCLLSLGGLPPLAGFFGKLYLFWCGWQAGLYFLVSIGLLTSVLSIYYYLKIVKLLMTGRNQEITPYVRNYRRSPLRSNNSIELSMTVCVIASTIPGISMNPILAIAQDTLF